The genomic window GCGAGCAGATCGCCGAGATTCGCAAGTACATCGTCGATCACTTGGGCGACCACGGTGCCGCGGATTGATGTAAGGTCTCGAGCGAAGCGTCAGCCTACCGCGGCTGCCAGTCCTCGACGGCCTTCGTCTCTTCCGTCTCCTTGCTCGCGCCGAGATCGCGCAGCGCCTGCGCCGAGTTGCCGCTCGGGTACCGCGTGATGTCCGGCCGCTCGAGGCGCCGCGCCTCGGCGCGCTCCGCAAGCGTCAACGCGGTCGTTCCCTGGCCGTTCCTCAGGTTCAGGTCGGCGCCGTTCTCGGCGAGCAGCTCGACCACCGTGGCGTAGTTGCGCTGCGCGGCGCTGTGCACCGGCGCCGTGCCCACGTGGTCGGTCCGGTTGACGTCGGCCCCGTGCTCGATGGCCGCCCTTGCCGCCTCGTACGCCGCGCGTTCCTCCCGGTCGGGGTTTCGCAACGAACTGTTGAAGCGCCGCCCGCGGTTGTTGGCCCCGCTGACCGCGGCCAGCAGCGGCGTCTGGAAGCCGCCGGCGATGTGCGGCGGTCCGATGCCCCCGGCCCGCTCGAAGACGTACGCCCAGCGCTCGAGCGTGGTCAGGCCCGGATCGGCGCCCCAGGCGGCCAGCGCCCGCATGATGTTTGCCTCCTGGTAGAAGGCGGCGAGCCAGTACGGCGTGGCGCTGACGTGCTGGGGCGCGATGGCCCAGTCCTGGCCGGCGCGGCGCAGCGGCGTGCCCTTTTCGAGGCGCGCGTTCGGGTCCGCGCCGCCGGCCAGCAGCGCGGTCGCCAGTTCGAGGTCCCCCCGCAGGATCGCGGCGTGCAGCGGCGCGTACCCGGCCCCGATATCGTTCGGATCGGCGCCTGCCGCCAGCGCGAACCGCACGAAGTCGACGTGGCCGCTGTGGGCCGCCACCACCAGCACGCTCGCGCCGGTGGGCGCCGCGTCGTCGATGTCCGCGCCGGCGCCGACGAGCCGCCGCCCCGCCTCGACGTCGCCGTGGCGGGCTGCGAACAGCAGCGGCGTATACCCGCCGCGGTTCCAGATGACGCCCTGGTCGTACTGCGATCCATTCGTGGCCGCGGCGTGCATCATCCGGGGCCGGATGCGGGAGCGGGCGTCGACGCGAGCACCGTGGGCGAGGAGTACCTCGATGACCTCGTGATGGCCCTGCGCCACGGCCCACATCAGCGCGGTCTGCGCGCGCGAGCGTTCCTTCGCGTTCAAGTCGGCGCCGCGGGCCGCGAGGTGCCGCACCGCGTCGGCGTTCCCGGTCCGCGAGGCGGTCATCACCGGGGTTTCGCCGTTGTGCAGCGCGATGTCCGGATCGGCGCCCGCCTCGAGCAGCCGTTCGACCATGACGGCGCTGCCGTTGTCGGCGGCCAGCCAGAGCGGCGTGGCCCCGAGCTCGTTGGTGGCGTTGACGTCGGTTCCGGCGTCGAGCAGGAGCGCCGCGGTCTCGTGATCGTCCCGATAGGCCGCCCAATGGAGGGCGGTGGCGCCGTCAGGCTGCGCGGCGTCCACGTCCGCTCCTTCGGCGAGGAGGGTCCGGACGGCGTCGGTATCCTGGGCTCGCGCCGCATCGACGATCGCCGGCGCGTCGACGCCGTTGGCCGCCGCACCGGCAACGGGGGCCGCCGCGATGCCGATCGCCAGGAGGGCGGGAAGCCAGGCTGCCGGGAATCCGCCGATCGCGATCCGCTTCGCCTTCATTTCTGGTGGCCTCCTGGCCGGCCGGCCTGCGAATATCCGCACCACTCCCGCCGCGCGCGGATTCGGGACCGACCGCCCATGGTAACGCAGCCCGCCGACGATTGACAACGCGCCGCCGATGCGGTCACACTACCGTGTCCCGGTACCTCTACCGCTCTTTATCCGAAAGGGGCTATTGGTGCGTAAACGCTGGTTCGCCGCGGGTATCGCTGTCGCCGTGACGTTGTCGAGCGCGGCGGCGGGGACGGCGTTCGCGCAGGCCGGGGAGTCCGCCGGAGCCATGTCCCCGCAGCGGGCGCTCCTCAATCGGTACTGCGTCACCTGCCACAACGAGCGCGTCGTCGCCGGCAACGGTTCGGGCATGATGGCCGAGCAGTTGCGCCTCGTCGGCCTGGCCCTCGACTCCGCCGACGTCGATAACGTCGCCGAGCACCCCGAGCTGTGGGAAAAGGTGGTGCGCAAGCTGCGCGTCGGCGCGATGCCCCCGCAGCCCCGGTCCCGCCCCGACAAGGAGACCTACGACGGCTTCCGCCGCTGGCTCGAGGACGAGCTCGACCGCGCCGCGGACGCGCGCCCGAACCCGGGCCGCACGCAGGCGTTCCACCGTCTGAACCAGGCGGAGTATCGCAACGTGATCCGTGACCTGCTCGACCTGGAGATCGACGTGGCCGCGCTGATCCCCGCCGACGCGCCGGACCGGAACGGCTTCGACAACATCGCCACCTCGCTCTCCCTGTCGCCCGCGCTGTTCGAGCGCTACGTCTCGGCCGCCAAGAAGATCGGCCGGCTCGCGATCGGCGAGGCGCCGACCGGCGGCGCCGAGATCGCGACCTACGACGTGCCCCTGAACCTGATCCAGAACGATCAGCAGAGCGAGGATCTGCCGTTCGGATCGCGCGGCGGCGCGGCCATCCGCCACCACTTCCCGGTGGACGGCGAGTACCGCATCAAGGTGCGGCTGCAGACGAACTACGTAGGCTACATTCGGGGCCTCGACGACGCGCACGAGATCGAGTTCCGGCTCGACGGACGGCGCATCGAGCGGTTTTCGTTCGGCGGCGAGGCGCCCGGGATGCCGGCGCCGATCAGCTTCGCCGGCAACATCCGCGGCACCGACGACTGGGAGGACTACGTCCTGCACGCGGACGACCCGCTGGAGGTGACCACGTCGGTCTCGGCGGGACCGCACACCGTCGGCGTCGCCTTCCCGCGCGAGACGTGGGAGGAGGAAGGCGTGCTGCAGCCGCGCCAGACCGGCTTCGCGCTGGCCATCAACGAGATGCCGGACGGGAACCCGGCCCTGAGCAGCTTGCAGATCACCGGGCCGCTGAGCGTCGACGGACCGGGCGACACGCCGACCCGGCAGCGCATCTTCACCTGCCGGCCGGATGCGGGGGCGACCGCGGCCGAGTCGGCGGCCTGCGCCAGTGAGATTCTGGGCACGCTGGCCCGCCGCGCGTATCGCCGCCCCGTGGACGAGGGCGACGTGGCGACGCTGCTCGAGTTCTACGAGTGGGGCCGGGCCGAGGGAGGCTTCGAGAAGGGGATTCAGTTCGCTCTCGAGCGGCTGCTGGCCGACCCCGACTTCCTCTACCGCGTCGAGCGCGACCCGGTCGACCTACCGGACGGGGCCGCCTATCCGGTCTCCGACGTCGAGCTCGCATCGCGCCTGTCGTTCTTCCTGTGGAGCAGCATTCCGGACGACGAACTGCTCGCGGCGGCCGAGAGCGGCACGCTGAGCGAGCCGGCCGTGCTCGACGCGCAGGTCCGGCGCATGATGGCCGACCCGCGCTCGCAGGCGATGGTGGACAACTTCGCCGGCCAGTGGCTCTACCTGCGCAACATGGGCGGCGTCTACCCCGATCCCCTCATCTTTCCGGAGTTCGACGAGAACCTGCGCGAGGCGTTCACCCGCGAGACGGAGCTGTTCATCGGCAACCAGTTGCGGTCCGACGCCAGCTTGCTCGAGCTGCTGTCGGCCGACTACACGTACGTCAACCAGCGGCTCGCCGAGCACTACGGCATCCCGAACATCTACGGGAACCGGTTTCGGCGGGTGAAGCTCGACGGCGCCCGGCGGGGCGGTCTCCTGGGCCACGGCAGCGTCATGACCGTGACCTCGTACCCGAACCGCACGTCGCCGGTGCTGCGCGGCAAGTGGGTGCTCGAGAACCTGCTCGGGGCGCCGCCGCCGGAGCCGCCGCCGGACATTCCGGCGCTTGAGGAGCGGAACGAGGACGGGGAGCCGGTGTCGATGCGCGAGGCGATGGCCCAGCATCGCGAGAACCCCGCCTGCTCGGTCTGCCACGCCCCGATGGACCCGATCGGGTTCGCGCTGCAGAACTACGACGCCATCGGCGGGTGGCGCGACGTCAACGAGGGGGGCACCCCCGTCGACGCCTCGGGCGTGCTGCCGGGCGGCGAGCGCTTCGAGGGCCGCGCCGGGCTCGACAACCTGCTCCTGGATCGACCGGACGAAATCGTCGGCACCGTCACCGAGAAACTGCTGATGTACGCGCTCGGGCGCGGCCTGGAGTACTACGACGCCCCGACCGTGCGCCAGATCGTGCGAGAGGCCGCTGGCGAGGACTACCGCTGGTCGTCTATCATTCTCGGCATCGTCAACAGCACCCCGTTCCAGATGCGGAGGTCAGACTCATGATCGTCACCCAGAAGTCCATCCCTCGCCGCACCGTCCTGCGCGGCATCGGCGCATCGCTCGCGCTGCCGTTCCTCGACAGCATGGCGCCGGCGTTCGCGGCCATCCGCAACACGGCGGCCCATCCGGTCCGGCGCTTCGGTGTCGTCTACGTGCCGAACGGCATGGCGATGAAGCACTTCACGCCGGCGGCCGAGGGCCTGGGCTTCGAGACCACCCGCATTCTGAAGCCCATCGAGGCCTTCAAGGACCAGATGCACGTCCTGACCGGCCTGAACGGGGTAGCGAGCAACGCGGGCGTGCACGCCAGCGCCGCGACGCGGTTCCTGACCGGCGTGACCCCGGCGCGGACCGAGTCGAATCTACAGGCAGGGGTCTCCGTCGATCAGCTCATCGCGCGGAGCTTCGAGCAGCACACGCAGCTCGCCTCCCTGGAAATCGCGCTCGACAGCCGCGACGTCTCCGGGTCGTGCGACGTCGGCTTCAGTTGCACCTACACGAACACGATCTCCTGGCGCAGCGACACGACGCCGCTGTCCGGAGAGAACAACCCGCGCGCGGTCTTCGAGCGGCTCTTCGGCGACGCCGGCTCGACGGACTCGGCCGCGCGGCTGGCCCGCATCCGCAAGGACCGGAGCATTCTCGACTCGGTGACCGAGAAGATCGACGCGCTGCAGCGCGGGCTCGGGCCGAACGACCGCGTGCGCGTCACCGAGTATCTGGAAGCGGTGCGCGACATCGAGCGGCGCATCCAGAGGGCGGAGGAGCAGAGCGACCGCGAGCTGCCCGAGGTCGATCAGCCGGCGGGAATCCCGGCGACCTACGCCGAGCACGCCAGGCTGATGTTCGACCTGATGCTCCTGGCGTACCAGACCGACCTGACCCGCGTCAGCACCTACATGATGGCGCGCGAGATCAGCG from Acidobacteriota bacterium includes these protein-coding regions:
- a CDS encoding DUF1552 domain-containing protein, coding for MIVTQKSIPRRTVLRGIGASLALPFLDSMAPAFAAIRNTAAHPVRRFGVVYVPNGMAMKHFTPAAEGLGFETTRILKPIEAFKDQMHVLTGLNGVASNAGVHASAATRFLTGVTPARTESNLQAGVSVDQLIARSFEQHTQLASLEIALDSRDVSGSCDVGFSCTYTNTISWRSDTTPLSGENNPRAVFERLFGDAGSTDSAARLARIRKDRSILDSVTEKIDALQRGLGPNDRVRVTEYLEAVRDIERRIQRAEEQSDRELPEVDQPAGIPATYAEHARLMFDLMLLAYQTDLTRVSTYMMAREISGRTYPEIGVPDSHHPTSHHRDDPTLYEKIAKINEFHISLFGYFLEKARATPDGDGNLLDHMMLLYGAGMSDSNLHDNKGLPVVLVGGASGQLKPGGRHLVYKEKTPATNLHLTILDKMGVPVERIADSTGPLNLLPVS
- a CDS encoding DUF1592 domain-containing protein; translation: MRSHYRVPVPLPLFIRKGLLVRKRWFAAGIAVAVTLSSAAAGTAFAQAGESAGAMSPQRALLNRYCVTCHNERVVAGNGSGMMAEQLRLVGLALDSADVDNVAEHPELWEKVVRKLRVGAMPPQPRSRPDKETYDGFRRWLEDELDRAADARPNPGRTQAFHRLNQAEYRNVIRDLLDLEIDVAALIPADAPDRNGFDNIATSLSLSPALFERYVSAAKKIGRLAIGEAPTGGAEIATYDVPLNLIQNDQQSEDLPFGSRGGAAIRHHFPVDGEYRIKVRLQTNYVGYIRGLDDAHEIEFRLDGRRIERFSFGGEAPGMPAPISFAGNIRGTDDWEDYVLHADDPLEVTTSVSAGPHTVGVAFPRETWEEEGVLQPRQTGFALAINEMPDGNPALSSLQITGPLSVDGPGDTPTRQRIFTCRPDAGATAAESAACASEILGTLARRAYRRPVDEGDVATLLEFYEWGRAEGGFEKGIQFALERLLADPDFLYRVERDPVDLPDGAAYPVSDVELASRLSFFLWSSIPDDELLAAAESGTLSEPAVLDAQVRRMMADPRSQAMVDNFAGQWLYLRNMGGVYPDPLIFPEFDENLREAFTRETELFIGNQLRSDASLLELLSADYTYVNQRLAEHYGIPNIYGNRFRRVKLDGARRGGLLGHGSVMTVTSYPNRTSPVLRGKWVLENLLGAPPPEPPPDIPALEERNEDGEPVSMREAMAQHRENPACSVCHAPMDPIGFALQNYDAIGGWRDVNEGGTPVDASGVLPGGERFEGRAGLDNLLLDRPDEIVGTVTEKLLMYALGRGLEYYDAPTVRQIVREAAGEDYRWSSIILGIVNSTPFQMRRSDS